In Blattabacterium cuenoti, a single window of DNA contains:
- the map gene encoding type I methionyl aminopeptidase — translation MIQLKTLEDILLIKKSALLASKTLGMLAGKIKPGITSLYLDNLAEIFIRDHGGQPAFLGLYNFPNTLCVSPNNQVVHGIPNNDPLCEGDIISIDCGVYMNGFYGEHAYTFEVGEVKDDIKQFVNRSKKSLYIGISKCKTGNYIGDIGNSIQSFIETSGYSIVKDFVGHGLGKEMHEDPEIPNFGTKGEGIKLKNGFVLSIEPMVNKGRSEVIFHKDGWTITTKDNSLSAHFEHNIAIINENPYLLSTFRYIYEELNINSIIEEYPFQI, via the coding sequence ATGATACAATTAAAAACATTAGAAGATATTTTATTAATTAAAAAAAGTGCATTATTAGCTTCTAAAACATTAGGAATGTTAGCTGGAAAAATTAAACCAGGAATTACATCACTTTATTTAGATAATTTAGCTGAAATATTTATTCGTGATCATGGTGGTCAACCTGCATTTTTAGGATTATATAATTTTCCAAATACATTATGTGTATCTCCTAATAATCAAGTTGTACATGGAATACCAAATAATGATCCTTTATGTGAAGGAGATATAATATCTATTGATTGTGGTGTATATATGAATGGATTTTATGGAGAACATGCATATACTTTTGAAGTTGGAGAGGTCAAAGATGATATAAAACAATTTGTAAATCGTTCTAAAAAATCTTTATATATAGGTATTTCTAAATGTAAAACTGGAAATTATATTGGAGATATTGGAAATTCTATACAATCTTTTATAGAAACAAGTGGATATTCTATTGTTAAAGATTTTGTAGGACATGGATTAGGAAAAGAAATGCATGAAGATCCCGAAATTCCAAATTTCGGAACAAAAGGAGAAGGAATAAAATTAAAAAATGGATTTGTTCTTTCAATAGAACCAATGGTGAATAAAGGTAGATCAGAAGTAATTTTTCATAAAGATGGATGGACAATAACAACTAAAGATAATAGTTTATCTGCTCATTTTGAACATAATATTGCAATTATAAATGAAAATCCATATTTACTTTCTACTTTTCGTTATATTTATGAAGAATTAAATATAAATTCTATTATAGAAGAATATCCATTTCAAATATAA
- the gpmI gene encoding 2,3-bisphosphoglycerate-independent phosphoglycerate mutase, producing MSNSKKIMLIILDGWGISNQENIHASAIAQAQTPFIDYCFNKYPYSNIHASGLHVGLPFNQAGNSEVGHIHLGAGRKVKQSLETINFAIKNNYLAYKINHILNYVLFYNKKLHFIGLLSDGGVHSHMNHLFYLLKLANNKHLSQVFVHVFTDGRDSDPKKGIFYIKKLLNVMDQTVGKLSTVIGRYYAMDRNNKWDRTQMAFEAMVNAKGIKIRNIFDYIEKSYKYGTTDEFLYPSIIVDKSDNPISRIETGDVVFCFNFRPDRSKQITKLLMNDKPRLNLYYITMTCYDLKYKNIHVLFNRKKLSNTLGAVLEYEGKKQLRIAETEKYPHVTYFFSGYQQSLFIGEKRKICLSPQVLTYDLSPKMSANNIVKMIIPELNSKQYDFICLNFANPDMVGHTGNMLQTIKACEYIDYCVKICYYIAMKNMYSIIIVGDHGNADYMINHDGSPNTSHTNSLVPFILIDLEYKKETNCLIQDKESSLCDVAPTILKLMNLKIPNIMNHHLINKI from the coding sequence ATGAGTAATAGTAAAAAAATAATGTTGATAATATTAGATGGGTGGGGAATATCTAATCAAGAAAATATTCATGCTTCTGCAATAGCACAAGCTCAAACTCCATTTATAGATTATTGTTTTAATAAATATCCATATAGTAATATACATGCATCTGGATTACATGTTGGATTACCTTTTAATCAGGCTGGTAATTCAGAAGTTGGTCATATACATTTAGGAGCTGGACGAAAAGTAAAACAAAGTTTGGAAACTATTAATTTTGCTATAAAAAATAATTATTTAGCATATAAAATTAATCATATTTTAAATTATGTTTTATTTTATAATAAAAAATTACATTTTATTGGATTATTATCCGATGGTGGGGTCCATTCTCATATGAATCATTTATTTTATTTACTCAAATTAGCAAATAATAAACATTTATCACAAGTATTTGTTCATGTTTTTACAGATGGTAGAGATTCTGATCCTAAAAAAGGAATTTTTTATATAAAAAAATTATTAAATGTAATGGACCAAACTGTTGGAAAATTATCTACTGTAATTGGTAGATATTATGCCATGGATAGAAATAATAAATGGGATAGAACACAAATGGCATTTGAAGCAATGGTTAATGCAAAAGGTATTAAAATAAGAAATATTTTTGATTATATTGAAAAATCTTATAAATATGGAACTACAGATGAATTTTTGTATCCATCAATTATAGTAGATAAATCTGATAATCCTATTTCTAGGATAGAAACAGGCGATGTTGTTTTTTGTTTTAATTTTCGTCCAGATCGTTCAAAACAAATTACTAAATTATTAATGAATGATAAACCTAGATTAAATCTTTATTATATTACTATGACTTGTTATGATTTAAAATATAAAAATATACATGTTCTTTTTAATCGAAAAAAGTTATCTAATACTTTAGGGGCGGTATTAGAATATGAAGGGAAAAAACAACTTAGAATTGCTGAAACTGAAAAATATCCACATGTTACATACTTCTTTTCAGGATATCAACAATCTCTTTTTATAGGAGAAAAAAGAAAAATTTGTTTATCGCCTCAAGTTCTTACATATGATTTATCTCCTAAAATGAGTGCTAATAATATAGTAAAAATGATCATTCCAGAATTAAATAGTAAACAATACGATTTTATATGTTTAAATTTTGCTAATCCAGATATGGTTGGTCATACAGGAAATATGTTACAAACTATAAAAGCTTGTGAATATATAGATTATTGTGTTAAAATATGTTATTATATTGCAATGAAAAATATGTATTCTATTATTATTGTTGGTGATCATGGAAATGCAGATTATATGATCAATCATGATGGAAGTCCAAATACATCTCATACTAATTCTTTAGTTCCTTTTATTCTTATAGATTTAGAATATAAAAAAGAAACAAATTGTTTAATACAAGATAAAGAATCTAGTTTATGTGATGTAGCCCCTACAATTTTAAAATTAATGAATTTAAAAATTCCTAATATAATGAATCATCATTTAATAAATAAAATATGA
- the tsf gene encoding translation elongation factor Ts yields MIITIDQIAKLRKITGVGILDCKNALIKSNGNFEEAIFFLRKQGKEIALKKSIDKIQNGAIVAITNENKTIGNIIGLSCETDILSKSKEFISFLNKITNISLLYNNKNFFLNQIQDLIYDQIVITGEKIELTIFEQIHSPLVLSYTHYYKIATLVGFLSKNPKSNNINDLKNIVLHITAMNPISIDKHDFPKDLIDKELEIIKNQIKNKNVSENIKNSIISGKINKFIMNNTLINQKYIKNNQIIIKEYLNKFKDVKINKYKRISIL; encoded by the coding sequence ATGATAATTACTATTGATCAAATTGCTAAATTGAGAAAAATAACTGGAGTAGGTATTTTAGATTGTAAAAATGCTCTTATTAAATCCAATGGTAATTTTGAAGAAGCAATTTTTTTTTTAAGAAAACAAGGTAAAGAAATTGCTTTAAAAAAATCAATTGATAAAATACAAAATGGAGCTATTGTTGCTATTACTAATGAAAATAAAACGATTGGAAATATTATCGGTTTAAGTTGCGAAACTGATATTCTTTCTAAAAGTAAAGAATTTATTTCTTTTTTAAATAAAATTACCAACATATCGTTATTATATAATAATAAAAATTTTTTTTTGAATCAAATTCAAGATTTGATTTATGATCAAATTGTAATTACTGGTGAAAAAATAGAATTAACAATTTTTGAACAAATTCATTCTCCACTTGTATTAAGTTATACTCATTATTATAAAATAGCCACTTTAGTTGGATTTTTATCAAAAAATCCAAAATCTAATAATATTAATGATCTTAAAAATATAGTTCTTCATATTACTGCAATGAATCCAATTTCTATTGATAAACATGATTTTCCAAAAGATTTAATAGATAAAGAGTTAGAAATTATTAAAAATCAAATAAAAAATAAAAATGTATCAGAAAATATTAAAAATTCTATTATTTCTGGTAAAATTAACAAATTTATAATGAATAATACTTTAATAAATCAAAAATATATTAAAAATAATCAAATTATTATTAAAGAATATTTAAACAAATTTAAAGATGTAAAAATTAATAAATATAAAAGAATTAGTATTTTATGA
- the rpsB gene encoding 30S ribosomal protein S2, with the protein MIDLLKAGVHFGHLARKWNPNMRQFIFMKKKGIHIIDLSKTIIKLNAACQELKRIISLGKKILLVGTKAQAKEKVVLYAKILNMPCVTERWLGGLLTNFSTIRKSIKKMNNIEKMKKNGTFDTLSKKERLLINRIYLKLYKNLGSISSMTQLPGGIFLIDPYKEKIALSEAIKLRIPIFAMIDTNTNPNSIQFPIPSNDDSSKSINLILQIITNILKRSSSIENK; encoded by the coding sequence ATGATAGATTTATTAAAAGCAGGAGTTCATTTCGGACATCTTGCAAGAAAATGGAATCCTAATATGAGACAATTTATTTTTATGAAAAAAAAAGGAATTCATATTATAGATTTATCAAAAACAATTATTAAGTTAAATGCAGCATGTCAAGAATTAAAAAGAATTATATCTCTTGGAAAAAAAATTTTATTAGTAGGAACTAAAGCACAAGCTAAAGAAAAAGTTGTTTTATATGCCAAAATTTTAAATATGCCGTGTGTAACAGAAAGATGGTTAGGAGGATTATTAACAAATTTTTCTACTATTCGTAAATCAATAAAAAAGATGAATAATATAGAAAAAATGAAAAAAAATGGAACTTTTGATACATTATCTAAAAAAGAACGTTTACTAATAAATAGAATATATTTAAAATTATATAAAAATTTAGGTAGTATTTCTTCAATGACTCAATTACCAGGGGGAATATTTTTAATTGATCCATATAAAGAAAAAATTGCATTATCTGAAGCTATTAAATTAAGAATTCCAATTTTTGCAATGATAGATACAAATACTAATCCAAATAGTATTCAATTTCCAATTCCATCTAATGATGATTCTTCTAAATCTATTAATTTAATTTTACAAATTATTACAAACATACTTAAAAGATCATCAAGTATTGAAAATAAATAA
- the rpsI gene encoding 30S ribosomal protein S9, which yields MKIHTIGRRKRSLARIYLTYGNGKIMINSINYRKYFSQYTQNKILHPFQILDYNNKFDIDIKVIGGGFNGQAEAICLAISRALCIFNSNNKELLKKNGLLTRDSREVERKKFGQKKARKKFQFSKR from the coding sequence ATGAAAATTCACACTATAGGTAGAAGAAAAAGATCACTTGCTAGAATTTATTTAACATACGGAAATGGAAAAATTATGATTAATTCTATAAATTATAGAAAATATTTTTCACAATATACTCAAAATAAAATTTTGCATCCATTTCAAATTCTAGATTATAATAATAAATTTGATATTGATATTAAAGTTATTGGAGGAGGATTTAATGGTCAAGCAGAAGCTATTTGTTTAGCAATTTCTAGAGCTCTTTGTATTTTCAATTCTAATAATAAGGAATTATTAAAAAAAAATGGATTGTTAACTAGAGATTCTCGTGAAGTAGAAAGAAAAAAATTTGGACAAAAAAAAGCAAGAAAAAAATTTCAGTTTTCAAAACGTTAA
- the rplM gene encoding 50S ribosomal protein L13: MDYLSFKTTYQINKKSWIIMDATGKKLGRLCSIIAFKIRGKHKPNFSPHLNCGDHIIVINSAKIQLSGKKWMYKKYIHYTGYPGGQKQILAKNIFKKNPCLLIHKAVFGMLPKNKLRKKLIKNLHIYSGNIHKHHQLNLNKNKLNKSK; this comes from the coding sequence ATGGATTATTTAAGTTTTAAAACAACATATCAAATAAATAAAAAATCATGGATTATTATGGATGCCACTGGTAAAAAACTAGGACGTTTATGCTCTATAATAGCATTCAAAATAAGAGGTAAACATAAACCTAATTTTTCTCCACATTTAAATTGTGGTGATCATATAATTGTTATTAATTCTGCTAAAATACAATTATCTGGTAAAAAATGGATGTACAAAAAATATATTCATTATACAGGATATCCTGGTGGACAAAAACAAATTTTAGCTAAAAATATTTTTAAAAAAAATCCTTGTTTATTAATACATAAAGCAGTTTTTGGAATGTTACCAAAAAATAAATTAAGAAAAAAATTAATAAAAAATCTTCATATATATTCAGGTAATATACATAAACATCATCAGTTAAATCTTAATAAAAACAAATTAAATAAAAGTAAATAA
- the dnaK gene encoding molecular chaperone DnaK yields the protein MSKIIGIDLGTTNSCVSVMEINDPVVIPNSEGKRTTPSIVAFVDSGEIKVGDPAKRQSVTNPQKTIFSIKRFMGRMYSEITKELTYVPYEVVQGGNNTPRVKIEKKLYAPQEISAMILQKMKKTAEDYLGHTINKAVITVPAYFNDAQRQATKEAGEIAGLQVERIINEPTAAALAYGLDKGKQNKKIVVYDLGGGTFDVSILELGDGVFEVLATNGDTHLGGDDFDQVIIDYLANEFNLLEKIDLRKDPMALQRLKEASEKAKIELSSSTQTEINLPYITATNSGPKHLVIKLTRSKFEQLSEKLIQRSIHPCKNAMKSANLTNQDIDEIILVGGSTRIPKVQEGVESFFNKKPSKGVNPDEVVAIGAAIQGGVLSGDVQDVLLLDVTPLSLGIETLGGVFTKLIDSNTTIPTKKSEVFSTAADNQSAVTIRVGQGDRSMFKDNKEIGRFDLVDIPPAPRGTPQIEVSFDIDANGILNVSAKNKGTGKKQSIRIETSSGLNQEEIDRMKKDAAKNLKKDEQIKSEIEKLNIADNQIFQIEKQLKEHDKKLSSNHKTQIQDSLNKLKNAHAKKNFNEIDIYTKELNDIWIKASQEIYKQAPSNNTSNSNNTSNSNNTSNSNNTSNSNNTSTKENNKNQDNNNVQDVDFEEVK from the coding sequence ATGAGTAAAATTATAGGAATTGATTTAGGAACTACCAATTCATGTGTTTCTGTAATGGAAATTAATGATCCGGTTGTAATTCCAAATTCAGAAGGAAAAAGAACTACACCTTCTATAGTAGCTTTTGTAGATTCAGGTGAAATAAAAGTTGGAGATCCTGCTAAAAGACAATCTGTAACAAATCCACAAAAAACTATTTTTTCTATTAAAAGATTTATGGGAAGAATGTATTCAGAAATTACAAAAGAATTAACATATGTTCCATATGAAGTTGTACAAGGAGGAAATAATACTCCACGTGTTAAAATAGAAAAAAAATTATATGCTCCTCAAGAAATATCTGCTATGATTCTTCAAAAAATGAAAAAAACTGCAGAAGATTATTTAGGCCATACAATCAATAAAGCTGTTATTACTGTTCCAGCATATTTTAATGATGCACAAAGACAAGCAACTAAAGAAGCAGGTGAAATTGCTGGATTACAAGTCGAAAGAATTATTAATGAACCTACAGCTGCAGCATTAGCATATGGATTAGATAAGGGAAAACAAAATAAAAAAATTGTAGTATATGATTTAGGAGGTGGAACTTTTGATGTTTCTATTCTTGAATTAGGAGATGGTGTTTTCGAAGTTCTTGCGACTAATGGAGATACTCATTTAGGTGGAGATGATTTTGATCAAGTTATTATTGATTATTTAGCTAATGAATTTAATTTATTAGAAAAAATAGATTTAAGAAAAGATCCAATGGCACTTCAACGTTTAAAAGAAGCATCTGAAAAAGCAAAAATTGAATTATCTTCTTCTACACAAACAGAAATTAATTTACCATATATTACTGCAACAAATTCAGGTCCCAAACATTTAGTAATTAAATTAACACGATCTAAATTTGAACAATTATCAGAAAAATTAATACAAAGATCTATTCATCCATGTAAAAATGCAATGAAATCTGCAAATTTAACAAATCAAGATATAGATGAAATTATATTAGTTGGTGGATCTACAAGAATACCAAAAGTACAAGAAGGAGTAGAATCATTTTTTAACAAAAAACCATCTAAAGGAGTTAATCCAGATGAAGTAGTTGCTATAGGTGCAGCTATACAAGGAGGAGTATTATCAGGAGATGTACAAGATGTTTTATTATTAGATGTCACTCCATTATCTCTTGGAATTGAAACTTTAGGAGGTGTATTTACTAAATTAATAGATTCTAATACTACTATACCAACTAAAAAATCAGAAGTATTTTCTACTGCTGCAGATAATCAATCTGCTGTGACTATTAGAGTAGGACAAGGAGATCGATCTATGTTTAAAGATAATAAAGAAATTGGAAGATTTGATTTAGTTGATATACCACCTGCTCCAAGAGGAACTCCTCAAATAGAAGTAAGTTTTGATATTGATGCTAATGGAATTCTTAATGTTTCTGCAAAAAATAAAGGAACTGGGAAAAAACAATCTATACGTATAGAAACATCTTCAGGATTAAATCAAGAAGAAATTGATAGAATGAAAAAAGATGCAGCAAAAAATTTAAAAAAAGATGAACAAATTAAAAGTGAAATAGAAAAATTAAATATAGCAGATAATCAAATTTTTCAAATAGAAAAACAATTAAAAGAACATGATAAAAAATTATCATCAAATCATAAAACACAAATACAAGATTCTTTAAATAAATTAAAAAATGCGCATGCAAAGAAAAATTTTAATGAAATAGATATTTATACAAAAGAATTAAATGATATTTGGATAAAAGCATCACAAGAGATTTATAAACAAGCACCATCAAATAATACATCAAATTCAAATAATACATCAAATTCAAATAATACATCAAATTCAAATAATACATCAAATTCAAATAATACATCTACTAAAGAAAATAATAAAAATCAAGATAATAATAATGTACAAGATGTAGATTTTGAAGAAGTAAAATAA
- the ftsH gene encoding ATP-dependent zinc metalloprotease FtsH, producing the protein MINKKVKSKNNFLWIYIAILVIFLGIFLFKYSFSNPTKIDQDTFFNILIKGKIQKIIVKHKEIVHVYLKKEFAYYNSKNFLKHHRKFMNPYLQYEFEIGDLQFFQKKFEDYKKKYHLNTLIDFKNQQDYTITKFFFDYGIFLILLVIFWIFIFRKIGSSGSGPGGQIFNIGKSRARLFNENDNIKITFKNVAGLEEAKEEIQEIVEFLKSPKKYTKLGGTIPKGALLMGPPGTGKTLLAKAVAGEAKVPFFSLSGSDFVEMFVGVGASRVRDLFEKAKEKAPCIIFIDEIDAIGRARGKNNIAGSNDERENTLNQLLTEMDGFGTKTNVIVLAATNRSDILDKALLRPGRFDRTILVETPELNERKDIFKVHLKKLVLSKKVDIDFLAKQTPGFSGADIANICNESALIAARKNRSKIQHQDFLDAIDRIIGGLEKKNKIIKPNEKKRIAYHEAGHAAISWLLEYASPLVKVTIVPRGKSLGSAWYLPEERQLTTPEQMKDEICALLAGRCAEEIIFNNVSTGALNDLERVTKQAQSMVVIFGLNDKVGNISYYDSTGQNEYSFSKPYSEKTAQTIDEEILKIITEQYNRAKYLLNNNKEKLSRLANELLEKEVIFREDLKNIFGDRPFVDDVVENLLKKVTHI; encoded by the coding sequence ATGATAAATAAAAAAGTAAAAAGTAAAAATAACTTTTTGTGGATATATATAGCTATTTTAGTTATATTTTTAGGTATTTTTTTATTTAAATATTCATTTTCTAATCCAACAAAAATTGATCAAGATACATTTTTTAATATCCTTATAAAAGGTAAAATACAAAAAATTATTGTTAAACATAAAGAAATAGTTCATGTTTATTTAAAAAAAGAATTTGCATATTATAATTCTAAAAATTTTTTAAAACATCATAGAAAATTTATGAATCCATATCTTCAATATGAATTTGAAATAGGAGATTTGCAATTTTTTCAAAAAAAATTTGAAGATTATAAAAAAAAATATCATTTAAATACTTTAATTGATTTTAAAAATCAACAAGATTATACTATAACTAAATTTTTTTTTGATTATGGAATATTTTTAATATTATTAGTAATTTTTTGGATTTTTATCTTTCGTAAAATTGGTTCTTCTGGAAGTGGCCCAGGTGGTCAAATCTTTAATATAGGAAAATCTAGAGCTAGATTATTTAATGAAAATGATAATATAAAAATTACATTTAAAAATGTAGCTGGATTAGAAGAAGCAAAAGAAGAAATACAAGAAATTGTTGAATTTTTAAAAAGTCCAAAAAAATATACTAAATTAGGTGGAACAATTCCAAAAGGAGCACTTTTAATGGGACCTCCAGGAACAGGTAAAACATTATTAGCAAAAGCAGTAGCGGGAGAAGCAAAAGTTCCATTTTTTTCATTATCTGGATCAGATTTTGTAGAAATGTTCGTAGGTGTAGGTGCATCGAGAGTAAGAGATTTATTTGAAAAAGCTAAAGAAAAAGCTCCTTGTATTATATTTATTGATGAAATAGATGCTATAGGTAGAGCTAGAGGTAAAAATAATATTGCTGGATCAAATGATGAACGAGAAAATACTTTAAATCAATTATTAACAGAAATGGATGGATTTGGAACTAAAACTAATGTAATAGTTTTAGCAGCAACTAATAGATCTGATATTTTAGACAAAGCTTTATTACGTCCTGGACGTTTTGATAGAACGATTTTAGTTGAAACACCTGAATTAAATGAGAGAAAAGATATATTTAAAGTTCATTTAAAAAAATTAGTTTTATCAAAAAAAGTAGATATTGATTTTTTAGCTAAACAAACACCAGGATTTAGTGGAGCTGATATAGCTAATATTTGTAATGAATCAGCATTAATAGCCGCACGAAAAAATAGATCTAAAATTCAACATCAAGATTTTTTAGATGCAATAGATAGAATTATAGGAGGATTAGAAAAAAAAAATAAAATTATTAAACCCAATGAAAAAAAACGTATAGCATATCATGAAGCTGGACATGCTGCTATTAGTTGGTTATTAGAATATGCATCTCCTTTAGTTAAAGTAACAATAGTTCCTAGAGGTAAATCATTAGGATCTGCATGGTATTTACCTGAAGAAAGACAATTAACTACTCCAGAACAAATGAAAGATGAAATATGTGCTTTATTAGCTGGTCGATGTGCAGAGGAAATTATTTTTAATAATGTATCTACTGGTGCATTAAATGATTTAGAACGGGTAACAAAACAAGCTCAATCTATGGTAGTTATTTTTGGATTAAATGATAAAGTAGGTAATATATCTTATTATGATTCTACTGGACAAAATGAATATTCATTTTCTAAACCTTATAGTGAAAAAACTGCACAAACTATAGATGAAGAAATATTAAAAATTATTACAGAACAATATAATAGAGCAAAATATTTATTAAATAACAATAAAGAAAAACTTTCTAGACTTGCAAATGAATTATTAGAAAAAGAAGTTATTTTTAGAGAAGATTTAAAAAATATTTTTGGAGATAGACCATTTGTTGATGATGTAGTAGAAAATTTATTAAAAAAAGTAACTCATATTTAA
- the rsfS gene encoding ribosome silencing factor, producing MLLKGIIEGIEMVKGKNITILNLKQKLNFSCDYFIICSGESKNQVYAIFQSIKNYIIKKFKTSPWHVEGIKNQEWILIDYTTIVVHIFQDKIRSYYNLENLWKNTDWN from the coding sequence TTGTTATTAAAAGGAATTATAGAAGGAATTGAAATGGTTAAAGGAAAAAATATAACTATTTTAAATTTAAAACAAAAACTAAATTTTAGTTGTGATTATTTTATTATTTGTAGTGGAGAATCCAAAAATCAAGTTTATGCTATTTTTCAATCTATTAAAAATTATATTATAAAAAAATTTAAAACAAGTCCTTGGCATGTAGAAGGAATTAAAAATCAAGAATGGATTTTAATTGATTATACTACTATTGTAGTACATATATTTCAAGATAAAATACGATCATATTATAATTTAGAAAATCTATGGAAAAATACAGATTGGAATTAG
- a CDS encoding biotin--[acetyl-CoA-carboxylase] ligase, which translates to MNKLIWPINLIQLDRLTSTNKYAAQYIISNIIKNWTIINVINQTNGKGTNNNHWYSEKGKNLTFSIILESSFLHFMSYFFTKVYIHNIIICNAIHKILFYYTNHCWIKWPNDIILYDKKIVGILIENNITYNSKKYIIIGIGFNVNQILFDPKLKTSSLRLFFKIKFNLKSLLLKIISFIQKEYLYIYMYNTYSHAINYYNTFLYKRNQMSYFIIKRKNHKIVKYYSKGIIKNITNNGHLIIKINNNKKLFFFSKNDIKFLF; encoded by the coding sequence TTGAATAAACTAATTTGGCCAATTAATTTAATTCAATTAGATAGATTAACATCTACTAATAAATATGCAGCACAATATATTATATCTAATATTATAAAAAATTGGACTATTATTAATGTAATAAATCAAACAAATGGAAAAGGTACGAACAATAATCATTGGTATTCAGAAAAAGGTAAAAATTTAACTTTTAGTATTATATTAGAATCATCATTTTTACATTTTATGTCATACTTCTTTACAAAAGTATATATACATAATATTATTATATGTAATGCAATTCATAAAATATTATTTTATTATACTAATCATTGTTGGATAAAATGGCCGAATGATATAATATTATATGATAAAAAAATAGTAGGAATTTTAATAGAAAATAATATTACATATAATTCAAAAAAATATATAATTATAGGAATTGGATTTAATGTTAATCAAATATTATTTGATCCTAAATTAAAAACATCATCATTACGTCTATTTTTCAAAATTAAATTTAATTTAAAATCATTACTATTGAAAATTATTAGTTTTATACAAAAAGAATATTTGTATATATATATGTATAACACATATAGTCATGCTATTAATTATTATAATACATTTCTTTATAAACGAAATCAAATGTCATATTTTATAATTAAAAGAAAAAATCATAAAATAGTAAAATATTATTCAAAAGGTATTATTAAAAATATCACAAATAATGGTCATTTAATAATTAAAATAAATAATAATAAAAAATTATTTTTTTTTTCTAAAAATGATATAAAATTTTTATTTTAA